One Luteolibacter yonseiensis genomic window carries:
- a CDS encoding cytochrome-c peroxidase — protein MTKPPVAVLLLAATLSQASTKAAETPEQQAAAAAVGREIFQDTRFSNPVGQSCMSCHVPQSAFADSKALSTGAVHGREGRRNATSLMYAALIPNFSQEDILEETGEQIWVWQGGLFQDGSSRTLYEQVKRPFFDHAEMNVCSPADLAAKLRAAPYARRLRGDLSDEDWANDGNVNQRCYRALVEFLKEPMFRPFDARIDDYLAGSPDALSEAEKRGLEIFKTKAKCADCHLLIPGAWPKPLLSDYGYDNLGAPSHGPKDPGLGGHTGVAEEMGRFRAPTLRNVSLTAPYLHNGSIATLREVVEFYNKRDEEPGRWGKTDFPETVNHEDSGKLGLTDQEIDDLVALMDAFTDRSLLEMRKANAPFPVAPSATPDSWKMRAYFPDWNHAVPPLPPLPARPYPPTPPYHSPNETP, from the coding sequence ATGACCAAGCCTCCCGTCGCCGTGCTGTTGCTTGCGGCAACATTGTCGCAGGCTTCCACGAAAGCGGCGGAAACTCCGGAGCAGCAGGCAGCCGCTGCGGCGGTGGGTCGGGAAATTTTCCAAGATACGCGATTTTCCAATCCGGTCGGCCAATCCTGCATGAGCTGCCATGTCCCGCAGTCCGCCTTTGCGGATTCCAAAGCGCTATCAACGGGCGCGGTACATGGCCGCGAAGGGCGCCGGAACGCGACAAGCCTGATGTATGCGGCGCTGATCCCGAATTTTTCCCAGGAAGACATCCTTGAAGAAACGGGCGAGCAGATCTGGGTCTGGCAGGGGGGCCTGTTTCAAGATGGCAGCTCCCGAACCCTGTACGAACAGGTAAAAAGACCGTTCTTCGATCACGCGGAGATGAATGTATGCTCTCCGGCGGATCTCGCCGCAAAACTCCGCGCGGCACCATACGCCCGGCGTCTCAGGGGAGACCTGTCTGATGAGGACTGGGCGAACGACGGAAATGTCAACCAACGCTGCTACCGGGCGTTGGTCGAGTTTTTAAAAGAGCCGATGTTCCGGCCCTTCGATGCACGCATCGACGACTATCTCGCCGGTTCCCCCGACGCTCTGAGTGAAGCGGAGAAGCGCGGACTGGAGATCTTCAAAACCAAGGCGAAATGCGCCGACTGTCACCTGCTGATTCCCGGCGCATGGCCGAAGCCGCTGCTCAGCGATTACGGCTACGACAATCTGGGAGCCCCTTCGCACGGACCGAAGGACCCGGGCCTCGGCGGTCACACCGGGGTTGCGGAGGAGATGGGTCGGTTCCGCGCGCCGACATTGAGGAATGTGTCGCTGACCGCGCCCTACCTGCACAACGGATCCATCGCCACGCTGCGGGAGGTGGTCGAGTTCTACAACAAGCGTGATGAAGAACCCGGACGCTGGGGTAAGACGGATTTTCCAGAAACGGTCAACCACGAGGACTCCGGCAAACTCGGCCTGACAGATCAGGAAATCGACGACCTCGTCGCACTGATGGACGCCTTTACCGACCGCAGCCTGCTCGAAATGAGAAAAGCCAACGCGCCGTTTCCGGTGGCCCCGTCAGCAACGCCCGACAGTTGGAAAATGCGCGCCTATTTTCCGGACTGGAATCACGCAGTCCCGCCGCTGCCTCCCCTCCCCGCCCGTCCTTATCCTCCCACTCCACCCTACCACTCTCCGAACGAAACTCCATGA
- a CDS encoding LamG-like jellyroll fold domain-containing protein, translating to MKPANFLLPSFCAGLLASLPTQARAQTGPLVGTVKTTEAWFLYRPGAVVKPLRLSVLDSNQNVVGTNESTSEAEVDYVAKFHITGLQASTRYTYKIEDLSTGTPVQIEGPADGLKFKTRLAENTRGIVTVAIVSCANSTSEPVWERIATLNPDQLVLGGDTPYIDVADLATARTKHRGFLETPFMASLIRSTSTVGIWDDHDFGLNNGNGVTAADRRANTRKAFVEYRAHEQYGNGTEAVYHKVDLGVMEIFLLDPRWFSQTAASPVDPSQKTTFGTGQWQWILNSLKASRAPFKVLLMGEVWEDKKNSENDDMFTYWYERDALFDYIRARSLPGVVTVGGDIHVSRHLVHPQRIGYDLHDFVTSPAHTSVIPSLDVPHPSLEWSSQQPRQFMTFTADTRSNPPKLTARFYLADGSLQREVVVPYDQLTPKQGQGLARDLRAYWPFDGDLKNRSVLGGRVDADAVNGAALVKDGGLRGGAISLNRASGQYLHVGRSALDDNGAANTVSMWCKPASLPAHGSADRHFLMESTLGGTVGMDAGYSISIGLQAAPMAGQVDLELFTNTFKPATGASTSSPTPLSQGGFSCMLDRSLFTNRWSHVAVTFDSTTLRLYVDGAQVATHSLPVPGPAAETGGFVIGGHRAGTGRNFDGLLDEVALWSRALSAEEIGSLYHAGVPQALPTATSAANTGGDTLEDKWAPGSADRSLVFRHLSQGTPGAP from the coding sequence ATGAAACCCGCCAATTTCCTGCTTCCCTCATTCTGTGCCGGACTCCTCGCCTCGCTGCCCACGCAAGCCCGCGCACAAACCGGGCCGCTGGTCGGCACCGTAAAAACGACGGAAGCATGGTTCCTCTACCGGCCCGGTGCGGTGGTGAAGCCGCTCCGCCTCAGCGTGCTCGACTCGAACCAGAACGTCGTCGGCACGAACGAATCGACCAGCGAGGCAGAGGTGGATTACGTCGCGAAATTCCACATCACGGGATTGCAGGCATCCACCCGCTACACCTATAAAATCGAAGACCTGTCGACCGGAACTCCGGTCCAGATCGAGGGTCCGGCGGATGGCCTCAAGTTCAAGACCCGCCTCGCGGAGAACACCCGCGGTATCGTAACCGTCGCCATCGTTTCCTGTGCGAATTCCACGTCGGAGCCGGTGTGGGAGCGGATCGCCACGCTGAACCCCGACCAACTCGTGCTCGGTGGCGACACCCCGTATATCGATGTCGCGGACCTGGCCACAGCCCGCACCAAGCATCGCGGTTTCTTGGAAACACCTTTCATGGCATCGCTCATCCGGAGCACCTCTACCGTCGGCATCTGGGACGATCACGACTTCGGTCTGAACAACGGCAACGGTGTGACCGCCGCGGACCGCCGGGCCAACACCCGCAAGGCGTTCGTGGAATACCGGGCCCACGAGCAATATGGCAATGGTACGGAAGCCGTGTATCACAAGGTGGACCTGGGAGTGATGGAAATCTTCCTGCTGGATCCGCGATGGTTCTCACAAACCGCCGCCTCACCAGTGGATCCGTCCCAAAAGACCACCTTCGGCACCGGGCAGTGGCAGTGGATACTCAACTCTCTCAAAGCCTCTCGCGCGCCGTTCAAGGTGCTGCTCATGGGAGAGGTCTGGGAGGACAAGAAAAACTCGGAGAACGACGACATGTTCACCTACTGGTATGAACGCGACGCGCTCTTCGATTACATCCGCGCCCGGTCGCTTCCCGGGGTGGTCACCGTCGGTGGCGACATCCATGTTTCCCGGCATCTGGTCCATCCGCAGAGGATCGGCTACGACCTGCACGATTTCGTCACCTCACCCGCGCACACCTCGGTGATCCCGAGCCTGGATGTCCCGCATCCTTCGCTGGAGTGGTCGTCACAGCAACCTCGCCAGTTCATGACTTTCACCGCCGACACCCGTTCGAATCCGCCGAAACTCACCGCCCGCTTCTATCTCGCGGACGGCTCGCTACAACGCGAGGTGGTGGTCCCCTACGATCAACTCACGCCGAAACAAGGACAAGGCCTCGCCCGTGACCTGCGCGCCTACTGGCCATTTGACGGAGATTTGAAAAACAGATCCGTGCTCGGCGGCCGTGTCGATGCCGATGCGGTCAATGGCGCGGCCCTGGTCAAGGACGGCGGTCTGCGGGGCGGAGCCATTTCGCTCAACCGCGCATCCGGCCAGTATCTCCATGTCGGACGCAGCGCACTCGACGACAACGGAGCGGCAAACACCGTCTCGATGTGGTGCAAACCCGCCTCACTCCCCGCCCACGGAAGCGCGGATCGCCATTTTCTCATGGAAAGCACGCTCGGTGGCACTGTTGGAATGGACGCCGGTTATTCGATCTCCATCGGCCTGCAGGCCGCTCCCATGGCCGGACAGGTGGATCTGGAACTTTTCACCAACACCTTCAAGCCGGCGACCGGAGCCTCCACCTCCTCGCCGACGCCTCTCTCGCAAGGCGGTTTCTCCTGCATGCTGGACCGAAGCCTCTTCACCAACCGTTGGAGTCACGTGGCGGTGACCTTCGACAGCACCACCCTGCGATTGTATGTCGATGGCGCACAGGTCGCCACACATTCCTTGCCCGTACCTGGACCAGCTGCTGAGACCGGCGGCTTTGTCATCGGTGGCCATCGCGCCGGCACGGGTCGGAATTTCGACGGCCTGCTGGATGAGGTCGCGCTTTGGTCGCGGGCGCTTTCCGCAGAGGAAATCGGCTCGCTCTACCATGCCGGAGTTCCTCAGGCGCTCCCTACCGCCACCTCCGCCGCCAATACCGGCGGCGACACGCTGGAAGACAAGTGGGCCCCCGGTTCGGCCGACCGGTCGCTGGTGTTCCGCCATCTTTCGCAAGGCACTCCCGGCGCCCCCTGA